GTTTGGTGTTACGTCTTAACTGGCATTTCCTTTTACTGTCActgaagtaaaaagaaaagaggttcCCGTGTTATATCACTTTGTTGTGCTCTGACATGTTATTGAGCGAACACTTTGTAGCTCCCGATGCATAGCCACTACAGTAAGGTTAACCTGTATTTATCTTCGTTACTCAAAAATAAGGTATAGTAGCTAGCTGGCGTACCCGAACAAAGTTAGATGACATTAATACGTTAGCTAGACGCGCACTTTTGGAAAGTACTGTATTTGACCTCTTGCTATGttataatgttttcatttcGTTGACATTTACGCACATAATCACAGTACAGGCCAAATATTGTTACAAATTGTAGTAAGTGTAGACATGTAGTCTTAGTAGTGACATGCTGTCGCCCCTCTGAAGAAGAAATGATTGCAAAATAATATTTACTTCAATATTtgattagtttagtttagtttatttgcacattgttgaaagaagagtcaaaccAGTAAGGGAAGGTAGAACACCCTGAGgtcttatctcaaaacctcactaAACAattaaagaaagttaaaaaatttttactataacaaagtaaaaatacaatctatcacaaatatattttacccaaattgaaaattacatacaaaccttaaaacaataaaatagagaagtatttagaaaatataacaaaatcgggacaattcactattcactacaaTTCTTGCTGAGAATTATATTGCATTCAGTCAGTAATTCTATGTTGTCATTTCGTAGATGAGATCGCTATGGCAGATCCTCTACCTTCACCCAGCACCTGTCAGGAGGTCATCTTCAACATCTGCAGGTGTGGTGAACTTTGTCCCCGTCTGCAGCTCCACGGATTCTACCTCCCGTAAGCTGCTGCAGGACTTTGTGTCCCGATCAACACGCCTGTTTGTCATCACTGGAGCAGGGCTCTCCACTGAGTCAGGCATCCCAGATTACCGTTCAGAGGGGGTCGGGCTGTATGCTCGCACTGACAGACGACCAATGCAACATGCAGAGTTTGTCCGCAGTGCAAAGTCCCGTCAGCGCTACTGGGCTAGAAACTTTGTCGGATGGCCGCAGTTCTCCTCCCATCAACCTAACTCTGCACACATGATCCTGCAgagatgggaggagagaggtAAGCTACACTGGGTGGTTACACAGAATGTGGATGCTCTTCATTCAAAGGCAGGGCAGAAGAGACTGACTGAGCTCCACGGCTGTGCCCACAGGTGAGAGTCTGATATACAGTATCTCATCATGATTATGTGCTTATAGTATGTTGGGATTAGAGTCTCATTTGTGTTTGGTCAGGTATTCATGGAAAATGAAAAGCTACACCATCCCTTTGCCTATCCTGTAACATTCATTAAAAGATTGAATGTAAGGATTCGTATTCTATATCTGTCCTCAGGGTGATGTGTCTGGGCTGTGGTGCCATCTCAGCGAGGGCGGCGCTCCAGAAACGTTTTTTAGCTCTGAACCCAGCCTGGCGTGCACAGGCGGGCGGAGTGGCTCCTGATGGTGACGTCTTCTTAGACGACGAGCAGGTCCTCCATTTCCGGGTCCCATCCTGCGAGGACTGTGGAGGATCACTAAAACCTGAGGTCACATTTTTCGGAGACACTGTGAACAAAGCAACGGTACAGTTTGTGCACGACAGACTGGCAGAGTCGGACGCTGTGCTTGTTGTGGGCTCGTCGTTACAGGTAGGTTTTATTGATACATGAAACACATTGTTCAAAGTAAGAACTTCTTCTggaatttcatttttaattgtgtCCCTCTCTGTTAATCCCAAGGTTTATTCGGGATACAGGTTTTTACTGGCAGCAAGTGATAGAAAAATACCGGTTGCCATCCTGAACATTGGGTCGACGAGGGCAGACCACCTGGCCCAGCTGAAAGTGAGCGGCCGCTGTGGTGAGGTGCTGTCAGTCATTCAGCCTCTCTGACTGTCAAGGACATTCAGTCTGGATTCCCTGTATTACGTTTGTCAAGCTACCTCAGATTTAAACTCTAAAATCAACTTCaggggcgcagtggttagtgcgcgcgccccatgtatggaggctgtcgtctcaagcgggcggcccgg
The Labrus mixtus chromosome 7, fLabMix1.1, whole genome shotgun sequence DNA segment above includes these coding regions:
- the sirt4 gene encoding NAD-dependent protein lipoamidase sirtuin-4, mitochondrial isoform X1, giving the protein MHSHYSKVNLYLSSLLKNKMRSLWQILYLHPAPVRRSSSTSAGVVNFVPVCSSTDSTSRKLLQDFVSRSTRLFVITGAGLSTESGIPDYRSEGVGLYARTDRRPMQHAEFVRSAKSRQRYWARNFVGWPQFSSHQPNSAHMILQRWEERGKLHWVVTQNVDALHSKAGQKRLTELHGCAHRVMCLGCGAISARAALQKRFLALNPAWRAQAGGVAPDGDVFLDDEQVLHFRVPSCEDCGGSLKPEVTFFGDTVNKATVQFVHDRLAESDAVLVVGSSLQVYSGYRFLLAASDRKIPVAILNIGSTRADHLAQLKVSGRCGEVLSVIQPL
- the sirt4 gene encoding NAD-dependent protein lipoamidase sirtuin-4, mitochondrial isoform X2 is translated as MRSLWQILYLHPAPVRRSSSTSAGVVNFVPVCSSTDSTSRKLLQDFVSRSTRLFVITGAGLSTESGIPDYRSEGVGLYARTDRRPMQHAEFVRSAKSRQRYWARNFVGWPQFSSHQPNSAHMILQRWEERGKLHWVVTQNVDALHSKAGQKRLTELHGCAHRVMCLGCGAISARAALQKRFLALNPAWRAQAGGVAPDGDVFLDDEQVLHFRVPSCEDCGGSLKPEVTFFGDTVNKATVQFVHDRLAESDAVLVVGSSLQVYSGYRFLLAASDRKIPVAILNIGSTRADHLAQLKVSGRCGEVLSVIQPL